The window TGACTAAACTAAAGTTTCCTAATGTGCAACCCAATCCTTCGAGTGGTTGTCAGCAGAGGTATATAAACAATTTAGGAACCTGAAGATATTTACTTGGCACACATCAACAATTATCGAATCATTGCGAGCCACATGATTTCGCCAATATTCATCAGCCACTTCTGCGTCTGGACGGCCATCCCCATCTTTTGCTTCCACGTAAGGCTTGTTCCTTACACGGTTTAAGTCCTCGTGGAGTCCATCAAGCAAGAAAGCTAGAAGTTCCTGCAACCAAATCAAGAAACCTCAAAACATGAATGGAATATCCCAATATGCAGTCTTTAATGCTGAGAGACAGGTAGAAACATCAGGAACGCTCACTTAATTCAGATTCTATAAACTGAAGTGTTTTCCCTGACCTGCGAATCATGCTGATTAAAGCCACTAAACTGAGGAGCAAAGCGAGCAAGTTTTCCTTTGAATGTCCTTGGGGCCACTGTTGATGCACCTGGCGCCCACAGACTCCTCAACAAATCACCAAAAGCTAAGGCGATCTCACCCTGCCAGAAGAAAATTTGATCGGTGAGGCTAACCAAGAATATATCAATTAGCCACAGCAGATAATATGTATTTATACAGCAAGACACAATTTGGCATACTTTCATTCCCAATGGGTTGTCAAGATTTATTTCTTTACTATACTCTCCAAGAAAGAAGTCGACAAGCTTCGGTGTGTGAGCCAAGCATTGAAGGGAACTGTTCATGAAACAAGTATTTCCTAGATTCTGCAAGCCTGTCAACCCCAAAGTCCCAGCTTCTCCAGCTTTTGCCAAAAAGCTCAAAGAATTACTCCGTCCAAATCTAAACACTGTGCCACCATTAATGCCATTGGTTTGCTGTGTGGAACCATCTTCCTTTTTTGATTCCTTCAATTTGATGGAGTCTGATAATCCATAAATCTGAAGCTCTAGGAGCATCTGTTGGACGAAAAGTAATGATGAATAAGAATGGCATCAAAGAAATAagtttaaagaaaaggaaaaaatggaAGGCAAGTCTGAACAAGCATTTCATTGTAACATATTATGATGCAATTCGCGCATTCACTAAAAAAAGCATTACACTTACTTCCTGATCTGCTTGTTGTTGACAATCTTTGGAAGTGCTCACATCACTTTCAAAAAACAAGGTTGTTTGGCCAGAAATGTCCCAAATGCGCAACTACAGAATCAAAAGCAGCCGTATCATTTGTAATTTGCATGAAATGAATATTGCATGTACCATATAATATGCATAAACTGACATGCATATCATGTAGTAGGTAAAAGTCATGCATGGAACACTTTACCTGCTCAGAATGCAGGCTGAATATCTTGCATGCTCTTCTGAAGCATTCAACTGAATTGTCCTGCATGAGGGAAAACATAAGATTTGGAACCAGAAACAACAACTGAGAAGCTAAGCAAATTTTTTGCAGGtaagaagatcaagaaactaAGTTGTTTCTAATATGGTTCAAGCAGAATCTTCATTGGAATCTGAAGTTTTAAGTATAGGAGTATATTCTGTAGATGATAACAATGGTATTGAATTAGTGAAACAAGTAGAAGAACTGTACAAGACATCTTGGCCCACTGTAAAACAAGACGTTTCAGGATGGATAGCAATATTCTAGCAGGAAATTTTAATATCCATAATAGTTTCAACAATTTCCTTCTAAGTTTCATGTATACAAGAGTGGCAGAACTACAGACCTACAGTTCTAAAATGTTTTGTCTGGTacggaatttttattttgaaacattaGTTCTAAGGAAACCAGGTCCCAGTGAAAAAGAATCCAGTTTAGGTTCCTAATCATcttcttaaaagaaaattcgACCACTCAACTTCTATGTATTAAGAAAATGTGGCACCATCAAGGCACTTGATCAGGCAAAATAAAAAAGGCTGTAAGTTTAAAGACACCTTTTTGCAAATTTTAACCGCCAATGAATTGGTTTCCTGCACAACGGAGAGCCTGAGTTGTACTGGATAAACATCACCTCTGTCAACTCCTCCAGCCGAGAAACTTTTTACGCCTCTCTCAgtatttttatcatcatgatGCCTAGGAACAAAGATTAGGGAAATCATCCTCACTTTTTAGAAggaaataatatatagaaatcccaaatatatatacaaagggtACGCAACTATATTGCAATAATAGAATAGGTACCACGATTAGAATCCTGCATTATAAGAATAACCTTATTTAACTTTATACTTTCTCCTACCATGATTAAACTTTATACTTATTTTCTCACACATCGTAATACAAACTTCTAATATAGGATAAACTGACAAGATGTCCAAAATATAGGCAGAGTCTAGTTAGGCGTCACATGTCCCAAAAAGTTTCTATTCAACCTCAGCCTGTTCTTCAAAAACTTGACCTCCAACGAATGAACAGATACAGTAAATAAGAACAATTCCATAGAAGAATCAGCTGATCGGATATTGAGATAGAAAATTTCTAGTTCAATTGGATGTAACACTAAAATGACAAGGATAGTGACAGTTTTGCCCACATTATTTTAGTAAGAAGGATCAGATATGAACAGAGAAAACAACACTTACCATTTTAGTGCCTGAAGCCACATATCACTTGAGACTAAAGCAAAGTCCCTGCCTGAGACGCTTGCTTCACCCGTTTCACCATTCTGTAACGCATCTCCTTCTCTCCTCAGATCGAACAAAATATCGGAGTTAAAGATGTTATTTATCAACTTCATAGGGCCTCCATAAGAGGACCCAGTTGTTGCTGTATACAAGATCTCTCTTTTTTCAACTAATTCAGAAGGCATTGAATCTTGGGCATCTTTCCACCACCtgaaaattaaagttttaataacGCCTTGCTTAACTGAATGATATCCAAATAACATTGGAGAGTACTTATATAATTCTGAAATGAATGAGAATCGTATTTTGTAAACCTTTGATTGACTCCCATTTTAGTCTATCATTAGCTCAACTATCAATCAACTATCAACAAACAGACCAAGACACTCAGTACCTATTTTTAATCAATACTGAAACCTAACAAAATCTGATTGTTGAGCActacatacaaaacaaaatcaaagcaaaTCTCGCCACACATAGTGAATCCAAATCACATTCATTTGATTCTTCCGGAGTAACATCGCAAAAATAAGCTCAAACAAGAATCAGGTAAACAAAATCCAATCCTATGCATCCGAAATAAAAGAAGGATccataagttttaaaaatccctagatcaatcaaatcaaattactAAACAAACTCCCACAAGATTCAAATCCAAACCCCATTCGAATCAAAACTCACTCTCGATGCGGTTCAGATTCGCCGAATATTCCCCCATCAAAAGTAACCgacatgaagaaaagaaaacgataCGAtagagctagagagagagagagagagagagagagatacctcAAGGGGACGAAGTAGACTCTCTGCTCGCCATTGAACGAATCGATCCGCTGAGTTGAATCGGGGGATTCCTCGGACGACGTCCCGTTCATTGTTCCTCCTCCACACAGGGTTGTCAAATGagagaaaacttttttttcagaCAATCAGCAGCATCTACAACCTACACACCAGCCAAGCCagggccaaaaaaaaaaaaggagagatttggcccagagaattttttttttcttttttttttttaggaagtaTTGTTGTCCCTTGTGAAGATGATATAGAAAGGAGGGaaatttatatgttaattaatattattgtcacaatttgtttttttttgttgtaataatcacttttttgtcaataatattattattatttattttttttttttttgacaacaagaaaacaagattgactcaaacaagccaatacgaagaaacattgtttacataggtaactaaATGCGGAACTGTGCGAACTCGTCGCGCtaaattatccgctttaccattctgagatCGAGGGACGTAGACTAaggaaaaagaagcaaactccTCTTTATCCGTCtgtatgtcctccaaataagaTGTAAAAGCTGGCCACTCAGAGGGcaaagacaccatcttcactaagtcggaGCAGTCGGTGATAAAGACTACAGATTGGTTATATGCCCCAATCATGCAGTGCATAGCCCAGACAAGGGTTTCAATCTCGGCATGAAGAGGGGAGAGACTACGACGAAGGTTGGCAACTCCCATAGTAGGGACATCACTCCAGGGTGACTTACAAAACCATCATCTACCCGCATATTGATTTGtagctttccaagaaccatctacaaaacaagTATAACACGACAAAGACCTATGAACCCCTAATCCCCACTTCCATAGGGAACAAACGCAGTGTTAATATCCGATGTGACTACCATATCCTCTGCGAGAACCCATGCTATTATTTATGAACATTTTATGtattgacataaaaaaaaaaacgtattttagatatttatatattctaatttttttaccctgttttccgaattttttctttataaaaatattagactGCGTTATGGTTTCTTTCTCAAATTTGCTGATGATAAAGTAGTCATCCTCCATAATcttgaattctatttttttttaatttggaaagTATATTAGTACAGTGATTATTTTTAAACTGTTCAAGTATGAATTCTAAAATGCCCTCGTGAAAAGCTTAATTGATctataaagccaaaaaaaaaagtgggacTGAATCCCCTAAAACACACGATATATGTTCAATATCACATCAGTAGAACCTTGAGGCAGTGTCGTAGACTGTCCCACCAGGGTACTGACCCCTAGGCTCGAACCCGTGATCTCTGTTTCCGCCCTGAAACCTAGCTCTCTCTCCGTATGCTTCAAACCGTTCTGTACCATAGGATCTGGATGGTGCATCCACCGAAGGTACTGGATCTTGAGCATTGCCAATGTTGTAACCTTGGGGATGACCAGATGGCATTAGATTGGCTGGACCAACCGTGCTTGGATGGTACTGATCAGTCATCCCCATGGCTTGCTGCTTGTATTGTTGCTGCCTGGCTTGTGATTCTTTCCTCATGATATCTTCTCTCTTACTCGTGTGACGTGCTCTAAGTGTAGCTAACTGTTCCTCGTACCGAGTATTGATGGTCTTTATTTTCTGTATATCAGATTTCAGATCAAATAATTAGAACCCAAACTAGAGTATTTCAGTAGCAGAACTTTCCAATTTTGTTGCTAACCTCTCGATGTCTGGCAATCTCTGCATCCTCTGCTTCGATTTGATCTTTTGCTAGTCTTGTTATATCATCCATGAACTTCTGTTCCAGACCTTCAAAGGTCTGCATCCCACGGTTATTATCATAACCAGTCTTGGGGTTTTCTTGGTGTTGTGATTGAGCTCTGGGAACACTGCCTTGCTTCTCCATTCCAGGCTTTGGATCCATTTGGCCACGGTAATACGTCCTCGATGAATCAACACCTTGTTGTCCTGTGTCAACAAGAACACTGTTGTAATCAAGAGACAAGACCTAAAGCTCGAGAAACACTCAATGCAGGATCTACATAAGGAATCATATCATTTTTATCTTCCTCTGACGATTTCTGCAAATATCTCAACCAGAACTAATACTCCTCCCATCCTATGTAAAATGGCATTGGAACACTCACCAATTATAGGAACAACTGTTGGTCATAATAAAGGACGCTAAGCCATATATGAGTATGAGCATTACTTCAATTTACCAAGGCTCATTAGACCTAAGAAACAAACCCATCACATGATGATTGCTCTACTTTACAATGCTAAGACACAAAGACCTGACTATGAATACCGACACAGTAAGTAAGACTTACCTTCATTGTAAACGGCAGTAGCCATTGGTCTCGACATACTTGCGCCATCTCTTTCCCATCTCCATTGACCCTCTGGTTGTGAATCTGAAAATGGTTGGTCCCTCTCAGGCGTGAATGCCTCTAGTTGACCTTGGAATTCAGAATGGGCGTCCTGTATCTGTCCAGCTCCATATGCACCGGCAGGTGAGTCCGCAAAGTTTCCGTGTCTTCTCATTGTTGTTACTCCCTCTCAAATCTGACCTACAAAGTTGACAACTAAGAAGAATAAAATTCAGGTACGGTTCATGACAGGCATAACTGTGTTATGCAATCCCTTAAACCAACTAAGAAATAAGGACATTAATATATTAAACCGCAGAGAAACAGAATCTAAAATATAGCCACCATTAGCTATAGCTTTAAACCTAATGTACCAATTCAAAGtggattacaaaatataaaactcCACAGCATCTTGCAAAGCCAATCCAAAGCATCGATTTTTTTGGAAGCAGTCATGATAGAGACGCCAATCGTTATAAGCATGACAATGCCCCAAAAAGCTTAAGTAAACAACCAACAATATGAAACCAAACCATCCCACATCATTCTTACATGAAAAGCcacactctttttataaactCTCTAACTGCTACAAAAGTAAGCATCAAGCAACCCAAATTAACAGTAGATACTAGTACTAGCTCCTAATTAATGCTTACAGATAGCAAACtacaaagaaaatatagaggcaaacaaaaagattaagatCCTCACAACTAAAATAGtctaaaataagaacaatatcAAAAGCTTCTCTCACAGTCTTAAGTCCCAATAATTCCGTATTCCGATATCAGTTTCAGATGAAGAGTTTCTCAGAGAGATTTCAACAGTCACTtcggatttaaaaaaaaaaattgaatcattcaagaagaaaaagaaaacgattCGATCTACTAGGAGGAGCGATGGAATCTGAGAGTTTAACAACGTACCCGAAGCCACTGAAgcggaggaagacgaagaaagacGACGACGCAGAAGACCGAGGAAGAAGCAATGTACAATTCCAATTTTGTGAAATACGGGTGGGTATGGTttgctccaaaaaaaaaaaaaaaagtgaaatatgGGTCTCTGATTGGGCCTCCGGGTCGGATCTGTGACATtataaatacggttacggtttaaGTACAGTCAGGTTACGGTTTAGATACGGTTCCGACGTGTCTTCTTGAGTAAAGCTTCAAAGGAGAGGAAGTACTTCCGACGTGTCTTGCTTGAGTAAGTTTCAAAGGAGAGGTGCGTGTCATGAATGTGTGGTATTACATTTTTTACAGTAATCATGATTTCATCTTGTTGTTTTCAATTGGAATAATAATAGTTTTGTCAATTATGCCACCCTTGTTCATAAGTGAGAAATTGTTTGTTTAGTCAGAATACAGATTTAGAAGCTCTTTGGGaagagaaaaccaaacaaaaagtgcTGTAAACAGTACGCATGTTCGTTCGGTCCGCATAAATTTCTTAAAGGGCTACATTTGGGAAAGATGGACCGTGAGTCCGTGACTGGTTTGCACCGTCCAAAGGTTTCTCCTATgttacattttttcttctttccgaagtatttttttttttttttttttNTCTGGTTTGTAAAAATTATAGATCGCATGCTATAAGAAAAACTAATATATCTTATGGGCCATCATGATTCGTTATTATGCTTCCATTTAAGTGTCTAAAAAACCAAGATTTCGAGTAATCTCTACTAATAATAATGGGACATCATCTTCCCCAGAGTTTGTTAGAAACTTATTAAACTCAATTCATTTAACAAAATgggtttttttgttaaacatgtcgaaattgagatttttatgaatttatatttttcaacaaTCAATCGATCACTGAGACTCGAAccaataatttctattttttaacaaacaatcaaaaaaaaaggacaGTGAATctctaataattaattatagtataaaaaaaccgttatgattaataataatttaaagaaatactatatatatagaaaagtgaagaagaagaaaaaagaaaaaaagcagtGAGATTTTACAGCTCAGAAGGGTAATAAGCTTTTTGGTACAACTGACACTCTTCCAAGAAAGCATCAGATCCAATTTCCGCAATCATCTCCacacaaaaacaagattaaagagatagacagagagagagagagagagagagagagagaaagatatagctcgtgaagaagaagcagcactactgtttaaaaaaaaatatagaaaaaagtGAAATCGCCATGGCCATGGATGATGATCGTCTTCGCTTCAGCCGCAGaatccagtttcttcttcttgcttggCTCNNNNNNNNNNNNNNNNNNNNNNNNNNNNNNNNNNNNNNNNNNNNNNNNNNNNNN is drawn from Camelina sativa cultivar DH55 chromosome 8, Cs, whole genome shotgun sequence and contains these coding sequences:
- the LOC104706493 gene encoding uncharacterized protein LOC104706493; the encoded protein is MRRHGNFADSPAGAYGAGQIQDAHSEFQGQLEAFTPERDQPFSDSQPEGQWRWERDGASMSRPMATAVYNEGQQGVDSSRTYYRGQMDPKPGMEKQGSVPRAQSQHQENPKTGYDNNRGMQTFEGLEQKFMDDITRLAKDQIEAEDAEIARHREKIKTINTRYEEQLATLRARHTSKREDIMRKESQARQQQYKQQAMGMTDQYHPSTVGPANLMPSGHPQGYNIGNAQDPVPSVDAPSRSYGTERFEAYGERARFQGGNRDHGFEPRGQYPGGTVYDTASRFY